Proteins encoded by one window of Synechococcus sp. WH 7805:
- the rpsJ gene encoding 30S ribosomal protein S10, with amino-acid sequence MSTAIAQQKIRIRLKAFDRRMLDLSCDKIIETADNTAATAIGPIPLPTKRKIYCVLRSPHVDKDSREHFETRTHRRIIDIYSPSAKTIDALMKLDLPSGVDIEVKL; translated from the coding sequence ATGTCAACTGCCATTGCTCAGCAGAAGATCCGCATCCGTCTCAAGGCGTTTGATCGCCGCATGTTGGATCTCTCTTGCGACAAAATTATTGAAACGGCCGACAACACGGCAGCGACTGCCATCGGCCCAATCCCCCTGCCCACCAAACGCAAGATTTACTGCGTGCTGCGTTCCCCTCACGTGGACAAGGATTCCCGTGAACACTTCGAGACCCGCACGCATCGACGCATCATCGATATTTATAGCCCTTCGGCAAAGACCATTGACGCGTTGATGAAGCTGGATCTTCCCAGTGGCGTTGATATTGAAGTGAAGCTCTGA
- a CDS encoding LON peptidase substrate-binding domain-containing protein has product MADLSVRELPLFPLPDIVLFPSDVLPLHIFESRYRMMLQSVLETDRRFGVVRWDPHTQSMASIGCCAEVIQHQTGEDGRSNIVTLGQQRFRVLNVTRETPFRTAMVSWIEDDPVEDMNSLHSLTESVASALKDVVELTGKLTDSPTALPEDLPDLPRELSFWIGAHLGGPVADQQQELLELTSTRSRLEQEFSMLDETRRQLAARTVLRDTLSSSNTDNG; this is encoded by the coding sequence GTGGCTGACCTGTCCGTCAGAGAACTTCCTCTTTTCCCTCTGCCGGACATCGTGCTCTTCCCGAGCGATGTTCTCCCCTTACACATCTTCGAGTCCCGCTATCGGATGATGCTGCAGAGCGTCTTAGAGACCGACAGGCGTTTCGGCGTCGTCCGGTGGGACCCACACACCCAGAGCATGGCCTCGATCGGCTGCTGTGCCGAAGTGATCCAGCATCAAACCGGTGAAGATGGTCGAAGCAATATCGTCACGCTTGGGCAGCAACGCTTCCGGGTTCTGAACGTGACCCGTGAGACGCCCTTCCGCACAGCCATGGTCAGTTGGATCGAAGACGATCCAGTTGAGGACATGAATTCGCTCCACTCCCTGACCGAGTCTGTTGCATCGGCTTTAAAAGACGTTGTCGAACTCACCGGCAAACTCACCGACTCACCGACTGCGCTCCCCGAAGATTTGCCTGATCTCCCCAGAGAACTCTCCTTCTGGATCGGTGCTCACCTGGGAGGCCCCGTTGCCGATCAGCAACAGGAACTTCTAGAGCTCACTAGCACCCGCAGCAGACTGGAACAAGAGTTCAGCATGCTCGACGAGACCCGCCGTCAACTGGCAGCTCGCACCGTGCTGCGTGACACCCTGTCGTCCTCCAATACGGACAACGGCTGA
- a CDS encoding methyltransferase domain-containing protein, whose translation MPLPAFLGPAAIGVAAAAGAYVLWSRRNRAYLSSESVASAYDAWTEDRLLETLWGDHVHLGHYGAPPRNKDFRRAKADFVHELVRWSGLDQLPPGAKVLDVGCGIGGSARILARDYGFDVLGVSISPAQIRRATELTPEGMTCRFAVMDALDLELNDGEFDAVWSVEAGPHMPDKQRYADELLRMIRPGGMLAIADWNRRDPLDGPLNRQERWVMHQLLTQWAHPEFASIRGLQHNLETSVYSKGPIAVANWNQQTLPSWNDSILEGLRRPSAVLRLGPSAIVQGLRETPTLLLMRWAFARGMMQFGVFRLNGDQERSELG comes from the coding sequence ATGCCACTGCCTGCTTTTCTCGGACCAGCGGCGATCGGTGTGGCGGCTGCCGCGGGTGCCTATGTGCTTTGGTCTCGGCGCAATCGCGCTTACCTCTCCAGCGAGAGTGTTGCTTCGGCATACGACGCTTGGACGGAGGACAGGCTTCTAGAAACTCTCTGGGGCGATCATGTTCATCTCGGTCACTACGGAGCTCCCCCCCGCAACAAGGATTTCCGTCGTGCCAAAGCCGATTTCGTCCATGAATTGGTTCGCTGGAGTGGCCTAGACCAGCTGCCACCTGGAGCGAAAGTGCTGGATGTGGGTTGCGGCATCGGCGGCAGCGCCAGGATTCTGGCCAGGGATTATGGGTTTGACGTTCTTGGAGTCAGCATCAGCCCAGCCCAGATCCGCCGGGCCACCGAGCTCACCCCGGAGGGGATGACCTGCAGGTTCGCCGTTATGGATGCCCTCGATCTAGAGCTGAACGATGGAGAGTTTGATGCGGTTTGGAGTGTGGAAGCCGGTCCGCACATGCCGGACAAGCAGCGTTATGCCGATGAATTGTTGCGCATGATCCGTCCTGGTGGAATGCTGGCCATCGCGGATTGGAATCGTCGCGACCCGCTGGATGGACCTTTAAATCGCCAAGAGCGCTGGGTCATGCATCAGCTGCTCACCCAGTGGGCGCACCCTGAATTCGCCAGCATCCGTGGGCTGCAGCACAACCTGGAAACCAGCGTTTATTCGAAAGGTCCGATTGCAGTGGCCAATTGGAATCAGCAGACATTGCCCTCCTGGAACGATTCGATCCTTGAAGGATTAAGACGGCCCTCAGCCGTTCTGCGACTTGGCCCCTCAGCCATCGTTCAGGGTTTGCGCGAAACACCGACACTGCTGTTGATGCGCTGGGCCTTCGCCCGGGGAATGATGCAGTTTGGTGTGTTTCGCCTGAATGGAGATCAGGAGAGATCTGAACTCGGATAA
- the pheA gene encoding prephenate dehydratase, whose product MPMRLAFLGPKGTYGERAAREMLTLEGIPDGELVACSGLRAVVDHVADGRCDGAVVPVENSVEGGVTASLDALWSHRDLCVRRAVVLPIRHALLSSGSMADITEVLSHPQALAQCSGWLSTNLPGALQLPTSSTAEAARMVRGSRFRAAIADRSVGERMELQQLAFPVNDVAGNCTRFLFLKRGERLREGDVASLAFSLNRNAPGALIEALQAIAGLGLNMSRIESRPSKRELGEYVFFVDVELPSANVEGVLDALEDQLHPLCEHLAQFGAYPSSDLS is encoded by the coding sequence ATGCCGATGCGGTTGGCCTTTCTAGGGCCCAAGGGAACCTACGGAGAACGGGCAGCGAGGGAGATGCTCACGCTTGAAGGCATCCCCGACGGAGAGTTGGTGGCGTGCTCCGGATTGCGCGCGGTTGTGGACCATGTGGCGGATGGCCGCTGCGATGGTGCCGTGGTTCCCGTGGAGAATTCTGTGGAGGGCGGGGTTACCGCAAGCCTGGATGCCCTCTGGTCCCATCGGGATCTCTGCGTTCGGAGAGCCGTGGTGCTCCCGATTCGCCATGCCCTGCTCAGCAGCGGATCAATGGCAGACATCACGGAGGTTCTGTCGCATCCCCAGGCCTTGGCGCAATGCAGCGGATGGCTCTCCACCAATCTTCCCGGGGCCTTGCAGCTTCCCACCAGCTCGACGGCAGAAGCCGCTCGCATGGTGCGAGGCAGTCGCTTCCGTGCGGCGATTGCTGATCGTTCCGTTGGGGAACGCATGGAGTTGCAACAGCTTGCCTTTCCTGTGAATGACGTGGCAGGGAACTGCACCCGTTTTCTTTTCTTGAAACGGGGTGAACGGCTGCGGGAGGGAGATGTTGCCAGCCTGGCCTTTTCCTTGAATCGCAATGCACCTGGGGCGCTGATTGAGGCGCTCCAGGCCATCGCTGGGCTGGGACTGAACATGAGTCGGATCGAATCCCGTCCCTCTAAACGGGAGCTCGGCGAATACGTGTTCTTTGTGGATGTGGAGCTCCCGAGCGCGAACGTTGAAGGCGTTCTCGATGCATTGGAGGACCAGCTTCACCCCCTCTGTGAACATCTGGCTCAGTTCGGGGCTTATCCGAGTTCAGATCTCTCCTGA
- a CDS encoding DUF1997 domain-containing protein has translation MALAFHASQKLDLPVVAQSTLLEAYLQEKDRVIKALLDPRQLSKTGEGTYTYTVTTLQVFQLQVRPVVSLAVSLSEGVLCIQATEATLDGLGLVDDFQLSLEALLEATDRGLQGEANLAVNVSQPPLLRLIPKRVLESTGESILNGILITIKGRVGRQLVNDFQDWCVRSSDGAQNTPSALGSITGKQPG, from the coding sequence ATGGCTCTGGCCTTCCACGCCAGTCAAAAGCTCGATCTGCCGGTCGTGGCCCAAAGCACGCTCCTAGAGGCTTACCTGCAGGAAAAGGATCGCGTCATCAAAGCCCTACTCGATCCCCGTCAGCTCTCCAAAACAGGCGAAGGAACTTACACCTACACAGTCACCACACTCCAGGTGTTTCAACTGCAGGTGCGACCCGTCGTTTCCCTGGCCGTCAGCCTCAGTGAAGGTGTCCTCTGCATCCAGGCGACGGAGGCGACCCTCGACGGACTGGGCCTCGTTGATGATTTCCAACTCAGCCTCGAGGCCCTGTTGGAAGCCACAGATCGTGGCCTGCAAGGTGAAGCAAACCTCGCTGTCAACGTCAGCCAACCCCCGCTGCTTCGATTGATTCCGAAGCGTGTTCTGGAAAGCACCGGAGAATCCATCCTCAACGGCATCCTGATCACGATCAAAGGCAGGGTCGGCCGCCAGCTGGTCAACGATTTTCAAGACTGGTGCGTGCGTTCCAGTGATGGAGCCCAAAACACTCCGTCAGCTTTGGGCTCCATCACTGGGAAACAACCGGGTTAA
- a CDS encoding ribonuclease HII, translating into MIVGVDEVGRGCLFGPVFAAAVSLTESAAAELTALGLTDSKALSARRRVDLVPQIQAKASAWALGQGSAREIDAHGIRVATELAMLRALQKLPKHPELVLVDGVLPLRLWAGDQRSIVRGDSKEASIAAASVLAKVTRDGLMQRLAERFPGYGLERHAGYGTVLHRQSLLAAGPTSMHRRSFLTRLFPSDGAQS; encoded by the coding sequence GTGATCGTCGGTGTCGATGAGGTCGGCCGCGGTTGTCTGTTCGGGCCTGTTTTTGCTGCTGCGGTGAGTCTTACTGAATCGGCCGCTGCGGAGCTCACGGCGCTGGGGCTTACTGATAGCAAGGCTCTGTCCGCCAGACGGCGGGTAGACCTGGTTCCCCAGATCCAAGCCAAGGCTTCGGCCTGGGCTCTTGGTCAGGGATCAGCAAGGGAAATCGATGCGCATGGCATCAGGGTGGCCACGGAATTGGCCATGCTCAGGGCCCTGCAGAAGCTTCCGAAACACCCTGAGCTTGTGCTTGTCGATGGCGTGCTTCCCTTGCGCCTCTGGGCCGGTGATCAGCGCTCAATAGTGCGCGGTGACAGCAAAGAGGCCTCGATTGCTGCAGCCAGTGTTCTGGCGAAAGTGACTCGTGATGGGTTGATGCAACGGCTTGCAGAACGGTTCCCTGGTTATGGCCTGGAACGCCATGCCGGCTATGGCACGGTTCTGCACCGGCAGTCCTTGCTCGCTGCAGGTCCGACGTCCATGCATCGGCGTTCATTTTTAACCCGGTTGTTTCCCAGTGATGGAGCCCAAAGCTGA
- a CDS encoding Rne/Rng family ribonuclease, whose product MPQQIVIAEQLRIAAVLTDDRVDELIVAQGRYQIGDVYLGTVENVLPGIDAAFVNIGESEKNGFIHVTDLGPLRLKKGSAGITELLEPRQKVLVQVMKEPTGTKGPRLTGNLALPGRYLVLQPSGQGVNISKRISSEGERNRLRALGVLVKPPGAGLLIRTEADEVSEELLIDDLESLMRQWEAIQKAAETASPPVLLNRDEDFIHRILRDHIAPELSRVVVDDPAAVERVTGFLGEEATHFSVEAHGEPDELLEHFKVNAAIRDALKPRVDLPSGGYVIIEPTEALTVIDVNSGSFTRSANARETVLWTNCEAAVEIARQLKLRNIGGVIIIDFIDMDSRRDQLQLLEHFTTAIRDDSARPQIAQLTELGLVELTRKRQGQNIYELFGRACASCGGLGHVAVLPGKDLLQPLATATGLVRSASSARAEVSLSSESTNGRRRRSGRGRSQTTTDASVLDDSLAPAASGESSSEATEPAPATRRQDPELVAVPMDEEQERVYGWLGLNPVLLLDPPPDQENLLVRVVRPGQDAEAVLDEAREQLAASSGRRRRRGVRGGRGGGRSTGGSTMAPQTSEQQVQDSLTPEPEPPLLVEITPLEMAPVPEAAVSISLPNVETSEDEAPQDTNSNGEETRLGRRRRRSSATDG is encoded by the coding sequence ATGCCCCAGCAAATTGTCATCGCTGAACAGCTGCGCATCGCAGCGGTTCTGACCGATGACCGTGTTGATGAGCTGATTGTGGCCCAAGGCCGCTATCAGATTGGTGATGTTTATCTCGGCACAGTTGAAAATGTGCTTCCGGGAATTGATGCAGCATTCGTCAATATCGGCGAAAGCGAGAAGAACGGGTTTATCCACGTAACTGATCTCGGTCCTCTGCGCCTCAAGAAAGGTTCCGCAGGGATCACCGAATTGCTTGAACCTCGCCAGAAGGTGCTGGTGCAGGTCATGAAAGAGCCAACCGGCACCAAAGGGCCAAGGCTCACAGGAAATCTGGCTCTCCCAGGGCGCTACCTCGTGCTTCAACCCAGTGGCCAGGGGGTGAATATTTCCAAGAGAATCAGCTCCGAAGGTGAGCGCAACCGCCTCCGGGCCCTGGGGGTTCTTGTGAAACCACCGGGCGCGGGTTTGCTGATTCGTACCGAAGCAGACGAGGTGAGCGAAGAACTCCTGATCGATGATCTGGAGTCACTGATGCGGCAGTGGGAAGCGATCCAGAAGGCTGCTGAGACCGCGTCACCGCCGGTGCTTCTCAACCGTGATGAGGATTTCATTCACCGCATCCTCCGAGATCACATCGCTCCAGAGCTCAGTCGTGTGGTTGTCGATGATCCGGCAGCTGTTGAGAGAGTGACCGGATTTCTCGGTGAAGAGGCGACCCATTTCAGTGTGGAAGCTCACGGCGAGCCTGACGAGCTTCTGGAGCATTTCAAGGTCAATGCGGCGATCCGCGATGCCCTGAAGCCCAGAGTGGATCTACCTTCTGGCGGGTACGTGATCATCGAACCCACCGAGGCGCTCACGGTCATCGATGTGAACTCGGGGTCCTTCACCCGCTCCGCGAATGCCAGGGAAACGGTGCTCTGGACTAACTGTGAGGCGGCAGTTGAGATCGCAAGGCAACTGAAACTGCGCAATATCGGCGGCGTGATCATCATCGATTTCATCGACATGGATTCGCGTCGCGATCAGCTTCAGCTTCTGGAGCATTTCACGACGGCGATTCGTGACGATTCGGCTCGTCCTCAGATTGCTCAGCTCACCGAGCTAGGCCTGGTGGAGCTGACTCGTAAGCGTCAAGGTCAGAACATCTATGAATTGTTTGGTCGAGCTTGTGCCAGCTGTGGCGGTCTCGGCCATGTTGCTGTTCTGCCCGGTAAGGATCTTCTCCAGCCGTTAGCCACTGCCACGGGGCTCGTCCGTTCGGCCTCATCGGCTCGAGCGGAGGTGTCTTTGTCCTCAGAGTCCACCAACGGCAGGCGGCGACGCAGTGGTCGTGGGCGCTCTCAGACCACGACGGATGCTTCAGTCCTGGATGACAGTTTGGCGCCCGCCGCATCAGGTGAGTCTTCGAGTGAAGCCACAGAGCCCGCACCGGCGACACGGCGTCAAGATCCTGAACTGGTGGCTGTTCCCATGGACGAAGAACAGGAAAGGGTCTACGGCTGGCTTGGGCTGAATCCTGTGTTGCTTCTTGATCCTCCGCCCGACCAGGAGAATCTCCTCGTGCGTGTGGTTCGTCCGGGGCAGGACGCTGAAGCTGTTTTGGACGAAGCCCGCGAGCAGCTGGCCGCTTCATCTGGTCGTCGCCGTCGCCGTGGTGTCCGTGGGGGGAGAGGCGGTGGCAGGAGCACGGGTGGATCCACAATGGCCCCTCAGACGTCTGAGCAGCAGGTGCAGGACTCGTTGACGCCGGAACCTGAACCTCCGCTCCTAGTGGAGATCACTCCCCTTGAGATGGCTCCAGTGCCAGAAGCGGCTGTTTCCATCTCCCTTCCCAATGTTGAGACCTCGGAGGATGAAGCACCACAGGACACCAACAGCAATGGGGAGGAGACCCGGCTTGGTCGCCGTCGTCGACGCTCCTCCGCAACCGACGGGTGA